The region acaacATTAAAAAGAACTGTctcctttgaaatttgaaagatAATCTCAGATCCAATGGTGTCATAGTCCTCCAAGGAACCAACACCTTAGTTCCTGCATTGTTTCCAGACATAATTTTGCCTTCAATCACGGGTTGGGAACACTTGACACCCTTATACCATTTAGAAACTTTGGAGTGTGCACTTCGTTTATATGTACTAAACTAGATATTGTCCCGTACGATGCACAGTCTAAActtatataactaaataaaaagtattgttataatatttataataaaagaaagagaatttGATGGTGCGTATCTCTTACTGCCCCAGGGAGGATAATGTGGTAGCTGATGCTTTAGCAAAGGTAGCGATCAACCGCGGCTATGACTGGATTGAGTTTGTACGGACTCCAGTTCATATTCTAGGGGATCTTGTGAATGATAGAGGTGTTGGTGTGTTTTTTCTTGTTAATTAAGTTGGGCTTTGTCCTGGCTGGGCTTTCCCCTTCcttcgtttaaaaaaaaaaaaagaataataatataatatagtttacaAAAACACGTGCAATAACTAACAAAACTTAATGTTTGATTCtatgttattattgaaaatataaattaaaaattattaaaaatcacTCTATGTAAACTAAATTAGTAGtaaaagtacaaaatttttcGGGTTCACTACTGAAAGTAGTAGTATTGCAATGAGGTGGAACGGTAGGGTTATGAaagttaaaacgaagagttaagaCTCGCCGAGTGTCGATCTCGAAGGAGGTAATGCGGAATATTGCTTAGCCTTTATTCAAACAAATGCATAATGGAACATGTGAGGTTGTTGAGGTGCGTAGTGTAACATTTGCAAGTGGAGAGTGTAATCAAGTGAAGTAAACAAATGTGAAATAACAAATTGTAGTAAGCAAGGGAGTGAGTGAAATTGAAAATAATGTAAGAATCAAAATTATGATTGAAATAGGCCGATCATCTTATattaaaacaaagaataaaactctaTATGATATAAAAAGGCAGGACACACTTACTATTGAAACAGTTTTTTACCCTATAGAATTGCATCAAAATAATGACATGAGCAGTGCTTTTTTTGTACCAAGAGTCGACCTTATCCACATGTTGATCCCATACTGTGCATTTCATTTCCTCACtactacacccaaaaaaaacattacaaaatttatatataaaaaatacagtTTAggattaaaataagaatgtgaAATCTACAAATTACCTTGCATCCTCTATAAGAAAGTCAATTAGTCGAGAAGGCCTTCCACCAACAACCTTCTCTATAGGAGAATAAATTTCCACTACCCTTCCAATAACATCTAACAAAACagtaaataaaactaattaaagcacatataaattgaaaacaattatcaaaacaaaaaaggaatattagaaaaaattattatttaccaataAGTTCCTTGTCATCAATCTTCTCCGATGATTTCAAAGACTGAAAAGTTCGCAAACGAAACATGTGCCTAGGAAAATTGAGATTTTTGTACTCCTTGACAATCGTAGAGTAGTTAAGCTTGATCATAAATTTGTTCTTGCTGGTcttataagtataaaaatttgtaatgaCCAGAAAATTTTTTAGACAATAGACTTTGCCTTCAACGAACTGCTTTTGAAATTTAAGAACATGCTCACGGGGGATATGACCATGTAAAACATTCCCCtgcaattagaaaaataaaaacagtatTATATAACTTACTTTGATAACAAATTGCATTGATATATGATAATATTATCTGTTGTTGATAATGAGGACTGCATTTTCTCAGGCTTGATAATCACCTCCTGATCATGGAAGACGCACTCGAGACATTTTAGAACTTCACTGCCCGTACGTTCTCTAATTTCATAAGAACGGATACATCTCACTTTCAAAGCACACGTTGTTTTCATGGGTGTTATCTCACTGGCCAGAATGTAGAGAGGAGGcatattgtattttatatagGATTTCAGAATGTGTTTGAAGTGAAATAGGATACCTGTACTGAATTTGATAACTTAGGTGTCCTTTTATAAGCCATAATTTAGAGTTATgtttttaatgtatttaaatataattaattattatattaatgccCAAGTTCAGTTTAGATAACGTAGGGACATTTTCTTTAATACCAAATAATTTGTACTATAATTTGAATAGCCAATCAGTTGCCACAATTACTATCACAATTGGCGGGaactttttcctatttttatttaccaaaaaggttttgctttattatagtagaagatatatatatgcaagAATGGTTTGGTTTAAACCTAGTGTGATAATAAATATGACTTCGTATATTGaattataagagaaaataattattgatCATTTTTCTCAAATCCATAATAACACTAAAATATTACTGGTAAAGTTCATTAAAGTTATTATAAACTTATAACCTATGCACAAATTATAGATAAATTATACTGTAGATCATGAATTCATGATCCACATTGTAATGTGGACTATTggtaatgttcatttttagtatattaaaagtttattttttatgtagTATGCATGAAAACATTAACAttcagtacattaaaaatgaatattcacaaaataaattttcaatatgctaaaaataaatatgcagTACACTAAATAATCTTTAAGTTAGTGATCCACCTTACAATGTGGATCGTAGTCCATAATATAACgattgaaaattataaataatcattatatataaggaaaaagaaaatgcttCCCACCCCTATAATTGCCACTCCCTATTAGCCACCCctgaattaaaaatgaaaattatatatttttatgaattaCTAGTGAATTGGTTGACACTACCATTAGTTAATAAGGAATCTATATATCCAATAAAAAGATGACATGCTAGAGAATAGTAATTGTAAGAGTCTCTACGTTCgtccattaaaaaaattataaggtGCGGATTGGGGCCTAGCGTAATTCGTTCGTCGCCTGACTTAAAGGTTATGACTAGAGGCGGCAATGTGGGGGGTTCGAATCCCACTGGAAGCATGTATGAGAAAAAGACTCAAGAATGCTGGAAGGTCTGAATTGGATCCCTTGTGCACACATGAAAACTAGGATATGACTAGTCGGCTGATTGCAATATTCGCGATTTACTGCCACAATGACTCTAGGGACGGAGCCCTGTGGGCGATTTACTTTCACAGTGACTCTAGGGACGAAGCCCTGTGGGCTTAAGATTAATTCGGCAAAACTGATatcacataaatttaaaaagtaacacCAGGTTTTAAAATGCACGTAAATTTATTAATGCACCCCTCCATAAATCCAtagaattaaataaatcaataaatctataaaaaaaaaataataataataataacaccactgataagtgcatatttgatcatatatttatcccatatttaaatctatatttaccacttaatattaatattatgttcataatggatcataattgatgaaaatcatatataattaaacataatattaatattaggaacTTTGTGTCATAATTGTTGTTAATTAGATGATTTAATCCTAATCTTATTGTTAATTAGGCAAAGTGGCGTGAGGATGGAATTCTTTGAAGACAAAAAAATATGCAAAGTGGTAATAGTGTGATGAGCATGTGGACAAAAGGGAAGATGACAAAACAACTTGGTGGAAAGTAAAAAGTGGAAGACAAAAGGCATGAAATCATGGAAGGAAACATGGAGCATATTTGGGCaaaaagcaaaaagagaaaGTGGGAGAGCCTGAATTTCTGGAggaggacaataggcgtctgtctgcgtcctgaaacagacgcctattgtcaaTTTACACACTGCCCAGATTCCAgcactttcgccgcggcgagaattagGCTCGCCGCGACGAGAAAATTGCCCAGGCACAATAATTCTGCAGTCtaaaattccaattttgcccctgcctttgcccaactataaatacccctcatttctccattcttcaataATCCAATTTTGAGATTAGATTAGtcccttttctctctttaatccttttcttctccttaaaaatgtagacctccaagtgaggcttgtttagtagtgtaggagtagaataggattttattttgtaataagaagagggatgatacaaggttatgagcttcaaccgatggatcgaggggaatttattccctttctttccttaatttaccttgagctaaccttgtatcaagatgcttgttcttaaatttatttatatttggattatggattgtgtTTATGTTTAGATTGTTGTTtattcttcaattattatgaattgttagtttagcttctatgagttgttgtgtgcaagacttgttatTAAAAGTGTGTGATTATTGGATCTAattacatgcttgtttgttgttgtgtcacggtgagaatcgggcatgactagaacactcttgccacacctatgatttatacaatgcgagagcttgataaattgtagggggatttctcggctaatcttcggttccttcactggcgagagcgggttggaatttagaagttagccaaaaggttccttcacgggtgacagtgtgttggaatctagaggttagtttaggctacctcctcacaacttgtaggattaacttgggtttgagaatgttgatttgcttaggatctttaaaacgagcctcgcttgtagactacgagagtagataacttgcggtttggcacactcgggtagatcacgagagtggcaccgaggactttagtgcatttcctccattcacaagggataaaacttcttttctacatttgtttgacacatgatagatattgacccgatccatgtccttacatatgttgcatctaatatatctctcttcatttgttgtttttatttttgttatttagttttgttgttaTAACCATGTTATTGccgaactagcttcacaagaatcaatccgagttagtgcttgaccaaccattccctgtggatcgataaccccggaatactccgggtatttgcgtgtacctaaaagctacaacCAAATTGTAGaagttcaaatttaaaatgcacaatttaaaATGCACGCAAATTTACTAAAGCATCCACACATAAATCCATAGAATTAAATAAATCTATAAACCTATCTGAAAAATCACAATAATATATGTACCCAAAATGAAACGTTCAAATTTGCCTACAATTCTCACACGAAAAATAACTTACAAATGATTCCCAATGAAATAACATCATTTTGGCCACGGTCAATGTTCCACTGTATACCCATCAATTCATTGGCAGGTCACGTTAGGCAAACCTAAGTGATGAAATGTTGGGTCTAGAGGTGGATTGTATAATTACTTGACAAATcgaacttattattttattattgtctTGTATGTTTATTCTTCTttcctccatatatatatatataattaattaattttattggaTTGGCCCGGTAAGTTTGGATTATTGTACCAACCATCATCATTTCCTAAAAAGGAAAAGGAGGGAGGTGGCCTGGGGATGTGAGATTTGAATGTTACAGTGCCATTGTTACAAAGCGTTGGCCCCAAGTTCAAATGATGGGAGCTTATAGATGAAGGCAAAATAACGATATAATTGAAATACCAACTTTGTCATTTCCtcttgtaaaaaataaaataaaatttccttttacaatcatttaatttgtgttgtaaaataaaaaaaaaaaaaaacttctacgTCAGTATGCAAAagttccatttatttattttggtcaaagagaaaaatacaaatacaaaCATGATTGATTTCATCacatcttatttataaaaataaaaataaagaatgaagAATTGGTGACACAATTATGAGCAAGTAAAATAGTTTTCGGAGTTAATTTCCTTAGAGGTCCTTGTCATTggtgacaatttcaaatttagtcgtttttgtcatttaatatTCTAggctattattttttggatacttttagttattttcatGACTTTTTCTAGTTTTaataagggcatttttgtctctttatatttttcttttgttattttttttatttcaaccggtttaggactttactaaacaccggttgaaaaatataatactaaaaatgAGAGGTTACCTAAAGTCATAAACCAATTAAACTTGTTGAaactgaaaaaataacaaaagaaaaatatgaaaagacaaaaatactcttactaaaaatagtaaaagtcatgagaatgactaaaactgtaaaaaaaaaataatagtatggaatgttaaatgacaaaaacaaattcttccccacaaataGAGTTGAtttaccacttgagctaccaCATTGggtaaaataacatatatatatatattgtcttgtTTGATCAACATACATATTTAAGatattataattactatattgactaagtaatatatttatagtataataAATGCAGAAGATTTTTATAGAGTATTTTGAGTAATGaagtaataaattatattgtatttatagaAACTAGAAAGTTGCAAATTTGTGAGACATTTTAAtttaggaataaaaataaattttgagataAAGAAAGTATTCAAATGACCTTTCGCAAAATGGTTGAAACAATAAGTTGATCTAACAACTCTTTCAAATGCACTAAATAAAACTTTGAACATTGAATAAAATAAGtcaataaaaaattcaaaataatcaaattagagagagaaagtgtgtTATATCACCAACCATATataatactcatttttaaaaagaGGTTGAGGAGCCCATGTTGTCCCTAATCCCCTACATGTGATATTAAAATAAACTAGGGCCCAACTCAAATAAGTTCTAAGAGTTATTTATACACAAATTACATTATACATATGCATACATTATCTTCCCAAAAAGTTGAATCCTCAATTTCAAGGACCCCACAGTTCCCGATAATTCAATAGAGAGCACTATCGCTGTTGagtttcgaaccttaatctcCTCTCTCAAATACTGCTTACTGAATCAGTGAGCTAAACTCGTGCAAGCTATTTATATATTATCTAACTTATAACTATAGGAACAATATCTACTATTACGTTCACCAATAAAATCACAAAGTGAAAATGATCTCAAAAACTAATAGTAAAAATCTTAAGactcaaataaaaatgaatgtGTACCATAAAAGAATTTTCATCATATGTAATAGTGTTGTATTACTCTTATACTCTATACTTAGGTTATATGAACAACTTTATTAGTAAAGAGAAGTATCCCACCgtcctattttatgtgtctgattggTTAATAAAGTCtaactgaaattattttaaatttcatttttatataatactAAGCTTAgcattagtatataaaatatattcaaaaattatattaaagtactattaaacccaacaatttaaatttaaaataaatagtaataatttttttaaaatagttaatttgattaataaataacaaacaaagtgagaatgaaattgtaatttccaCCCACCAAACTCCCACTCCTCATGTTATATCATATATAAACAACATTTATAAGACATCATTTAGTACAacaccataaaaaaaatttaaacaaaagggTATACTGACTTTAAACTTTATGGGGACCAATTGTAATTATGTCAATTATTATATACCGAAAGCCAATTATTATATCGCGTTTAATATCCTTGTATCCATCGACTTGGGTCGAATGTCGAATATAACCACAGTATCAGCGCTTTTCTCAACAATAAAGAACagtaagaaaacaaaaaaattagggaCATTTCTGTCAGTTAAACGGCTATTTGTTTGAAATCTCCATTAGTCACATCAACCCTGCCCTGCTCAAATATTTTGTAGCGCTTATCCCCAACAGTCAACTGCATTAAACTCTGCGTGTAGCCGCAAATCTGTACCCTCCAACCAAAACGGTCAAACCAAATCGTATCCGTACATTTTGAAAATGTGATCAGAGGCTCCCGTGCGCTCCGTCCCAGGGGATTGGCCCTCCATTTCAAACCCTCAACTCCTTTCAAAACCCGCCTCTTCCTCTCtctaaaatacatacatacgcCTTTggtttctctctctaggattatcACCGGCCAATCCACAGCTCCGCTCCTTCATTTCTCATCGGctccattttttttgtttgcttttcGGCTCGTACTGTTGGGCGCACTATCGGAACTTTCTAGAACTGCTGCGATGGCGCACGTTAGCCAGCTGCCGGTCGACGGCGACGGCGTCTGCATGCTCTGCAAGGGGAAGCCGGCGAAGGAGGAGACGCTAACGTGCACCACCTGCGTCACTCCCTGGCACGTGGCTTGCCTCGCTGTGTTGCCGGAGAGTCTGGCCTCCTGTGATAGCTTCGAGTGCCCCGACTGCGCCGGGACCGGGATCACCGGAGCTCCGGCCCCCGTTTCTGCCGAGAGTGGTGACCTCGTGGCGAAGATTCGGTCGATCGAGGCCGATGAGTCGTTGACGGAGAAGGAGAAGGCGAGGAGACGACAAGAGCTGCTTAGCGGGAAAGCTGATCAGAAGGAGAAGGAAAAGGAAGAGGAAGGGGGATTCGATGTGTTATCCGTGCTTGGAGAGAGCATCAAATGCTCGTTCTGTATGCAGCTTCCGGATAGGCCTGTTACGGTATGGTTGCTCTTCCCCTCGGGTTTCTTCTCTTATCGCGTAGACATATTATACTGTTATTTGCTAATCTCTTGATAAAATCAGTGATTATAGAGCATTATGTTTCATTTGCATTCCAAGATCCAACATCAATGTGTATACGACCTATAACCTGTTTGAGAAAAGTATATGCATGATACAGTGATTTGACTTGAGTGGAAAATGCTTGGAGTTTATTTACGTTagttataattatgtatttttgtctAAAAACGTTACAAGGATTCTACtttcttgtttccttttttcTTGTGGATGGGGGAGGGTATCTTTCCGGATAGTCTTCATGATCCGCATAAATTCCTGATAGCATCCATGCATCCATGTTTAATCACTCATTTTCGGCATCAATGGTCAATCTCCTTGACGGCATTCAGAGTTTTACATTGCAAGATGTACCAAGTAAAAACCTTTGACTTCTGTCTGGATCGTTCTAATATATGCATTGGGTTTGCGGAGTGGTTGTAACAGATGTCAACAAATATCCTTGTAGTCCTATGTCTGCCCTGCTGTTTTGGAATAGTCTTCATGGACGACTTCCTGAAAGCATCCATACCCTAACCATGCCGTCCATGCTTTACCAGTGATTTTCAGCCCCAATGGGCAGCCCCTTTCCTGCATTCAAAGTTATACCATACAAATTGCACCAACTATAAACCCATTCTTATCTGTAATCGGCCTGGGGAGTTATCCTAACAGATGAATAGCCTTTTACTGCTGTATTTGCCATGCCATTTTGTTTGGTTTATCTGCAGTAAATAAGTTTTCATGGAGGAGTTGATCAACAACAAAAGGTAGCTAGTCTTTTTTGTGGACTCCCAGAGTCAGTTCTTTTTAAGGACAATATGGAATTACTAAGAGATCATTGCTCATTCTTTGATTTATTATTGTGAACATTTAAAAGTTCATTGCTTCAAGTTGCTATTAATCTTGTGATGTTTCTGTTAGAATGTTTCAGACACCTTGTGGGCACAATTTCTGTCTGAAGTGCTTCCAGAAATGGATTGGCCAAGGCAAGAGAACTTGTGCAAAATGCCGCCGCAAATTTCCTCCAGAGATGGTGAATCAGCCACGCATCAACTCAACCCTTGTAGCTGCCATTAGGATGGCCAAGGTATCACGAACTATTGCCACTGGAGTGCCTCAGTCAGTCTACCACTATATATGTAATCAAGATCGCCCAGATAATCCATTTACCACAGATAGGGCAAAGAAAAATGGGATGGCAAATGCTAGCAGTGGGAGGACATTTGTTACTGTTCCTAAGGATCATTTTGGGCCTATTCCAGCAGAGAATGACCCAGAAAGAAATCAAGGTGTGTTAGTTGGAGAGTCTTGGAAGTTTCGTGTGGAATGCTGCCAGTGGGGTATTCATCGTCCCCCTGTTGCTGGAATTGCTGGGCAATCAAAGTATGGTGCTCAATCAGTTGTACTATCTGGAGGCTATGAGGACGATGAAGACCATGGGGAATGGTTCTTGTACACGGGAAGGTCAGTTTTATATGACTACTACACTGCACTTGTATGTTTTCTTAGATTTAAGGCATAGGACTTGACCTTCAGTAATTACCATTCAGCTTATGATGCcaacattattttatttaattggtaTAATATTGCAAATTGTTGAGTTTTATGCTATATACTGAACCAATTAGGGAATGAATACACTTTGTTTTATTCCTGAGTCATAGAAAGTAAGGGAACAAacattcaaactattttttacCCTCTTTGGTTTTACATGCGGAATCATTTATTggttgttttctttcattctagTTTAATATCATTTGTTACATGTATTATATCTTGTCTGAAATTGAATTGATTAGTGTATCTAGGAAAATGGTGATCTATGTTTCTTATTCTTGCACTTCATGTAAGGATAATAGCTTCTTCCATATCCTCTAACTGAAACTACTTAAAATATGTACTTTTTTGTTGATTGTTGATCTGCTTTCCTTACAAATAATGCAGTGGAGGGAGAGATCTAAGTGGCAATAAGCGAACCAACAAGAATCAATCATTTGATCAGACATTTGATAACAATAATCAAGCTTTGCTAGTGAGCTGTGAGAAAGGCTATCCAGTCCGAGTTGTGAGGTGTTTTCCCCTCTATCTTTGAGCTTATATGCTGTGTAAAAGgtgtaattttgaaaaaaaaaaatttgtctttGTTTTAACATTCTCTCCCAaccatttaatatttttattaacagATCTGAGAAAGAGAAGCGATCTTCCTATGCCCCAGAGAAATATTTGCGCTATGATGGGGTCTACAGGATTGAGAAGTGCTGGAGAAAAATTGGAAAGCA is a window of Ipomoea triloba cultivar NCNSP0323 chromosome 11, ASM357664v1 DNA encoding:
- the LOC115995750 gene encoding E3 ubiquitin-protein ligase ORTHRUS 2-like isoform X1, which gives rise to MAHVSQLPVDGDGVCMLCKGKPAKEETLTCTTCVTPWHVACLAVLPESLASCDSFECPDCAGTGITGAPAPVSAESGDLVAKIRSIEADESLTEKEKARRRQELLSGKADQKEKEKEEEGGFDVLSVLGESIKCSFCMQLPDRPVTTPCGHNFCLKCFQKWIGQGKRTCAKCRRKFPPEMVNQPRINSTLVAAIRMAKVSRTIATGVPQSVYHYICNQDRPDNPFTTDRAKKNGMANASSGRTFVTVPKDHFGPIPAENDPERNQGVLVGESWKFRVECCQWGIHRPPVAGIAGQSKYGAQSVVLSGGYEDDEDHGEWFLYTGSGGRDLSGNKRTNKNQSFDQTFDNNNQALLVSCEKGYPVRVVRSEKEKRSSYAPEKYLRYDGVYRIEKCWRKIGKQGFKMCRYLFVRCDNEPAPWTSDEHGDRTRPLPDIPELKKALDVFERTESPSWDYDEAEGRWRWKKPPPPSKQKQVVEGNPEDRKRARKAIKRAQHLSLKERLLKGFSCLLCGNVLNVPLTTPCAHNFCKACLDGAFEGQKFTRERGCQNGRKLRSQKNIMKCPVCSVDISEFLQNPQVNRELMDAIEKLQSTANQEDNDTECSSDEEANATEMGPTKTSPESSGIEMPTAGAEDMHANASEENSKNATEEKPEKTNKRRKTEAGESSNSVDNDVADKVNSNESCNGNNLKVAEDNGHGNGDNLQAASEGSGKPCNGNNLQVEEENGHGNGANLQVASEGNEKPKAGRRGRPKGSTNKKSH